One genomic window of Trichlorobacter lovleyi includes the following:
- a CDS encoding Hsp20/alpha crystallin family protein, whose product MAIVKYNPLRELRSMQDQMDRLLNLSWGSGEYPGEDIKEGIWQPAVDIYETADSIVIKAELPDVDQKDIDVRIEDNLLTIKGERKHESEVKKENYHRIERYFGSFQRSFKLPATVEQEKVAASCEKGVLTVTLPKKEEVKPKQINVEVK is encoded by the coding sequence ATGGCAATCGTCAAGTACAACCCGTTACGTGAGCTGCGCAGTATGCAGGACCAGATGGACCGTCTGCTGAACCTTTCCTGGGGCAGTGGTGAGTACCCGGGGGAGGATATCAAAGAGGGGATCTGGCAACCGGCGGTGGATATCTATGAGACCGCTGACTCGATTGTGATCAAGGCCGAGCTGCCTGATGTGGATCAAAAGGATATCGATGTCCGGATTGAGGACAATCTGTTGACCATCAAGGGTGAGCGCAAACACGAAAGTGAGGTCAAGAAGGAGAATTACCATCGGATTGAACGCTATTTCGGCTCCTTCCAGCGCAGTTTCAAGCTGCCTGCCACGGTTGAGCAGGAAAAGGTTGCAGCCAGTTGCGAGAAGGGGGTTTTAACCGTGACGCTGCCCAAAAAGGAAGAGGTTAAGCCGAAGCAGATCAATGTTGAGGTAAAATAA
- a CDS encoding diguanylate cyclase domain-containing protein, translating to MDQKKIHNLKLIYGIALAFIGLTMFLSALLMHNAIKRNEADSKIVNLSGRQRMLSQLITKTLLILERTKDSTEQKRQLEVLSKSLHDIQQVHLGLQHGDPKLGLAIRDTTPQIQGLFVAVEPYHAKIIQALTTLLEKSTGPTIDQGMLQRTIDVMFANEPSFLSIMEKITLHFDEGAKKRIKLLAHLQNSILVADLLVLYLVFLFVFRPTLKNLETSVGLLKDSEERLRAITDTAGDAIIIMDPQGAISYWNPAAEQMLGYRSEEVIGRNLHELLAPQRYHAEYQAALPNFSHTGSGNAVGNIRSFFALRKDGQEIAVSHSLSAFLLNGEWHSVGILRDITESLKQQEALKHSEENVRLLLNSAAEAICGIDLNGNCTFANPSFLKMFGYTDLVQVIGKNVYQLTHHTSPDEVPFPVEKSCFHRAIHDGLQIHLDSETLWRSDGSSFPVEIWTHPQVTNDRLVGAVITFVDITERRKAEEVLQQMAHYDVLTGLPNRALFSDRVQQALAESKRDRKCLAIMFIDLDKFKPVNDNYGHAVGDLLLKEVANRIKLSLRESDTVARIGGDEFVVLLKNIKDAQDALAVGEKIRTSLNMPFMLTTLSLEISSSIGISVFPEHGSDEVALCKNADTAMYQVKESGRDAVRLFM from the coding sequence ATGGACCAAAAGAAAATCCATAACCTCAAACTGATTTACGGTATTGCATTGGCATTTATCGGGTTGACCATGTTTTTGTCAGCCCTGCTCATGCATAACGCCATCAAGCGTAATGAAGCCGATTCAAAAATAGTGAATCTATCCGGCCGTCAACGCATGCTGAGTCAGCTTATCACCAAAACACTTCTTATCCTTGAGCGTACAAAGGATTCAACTGAGCAGAAGCGGCAATTAGAGGTCCTGTCAAAATCATTACATGACATACAGCAAGTTCACCTCGGATTACAGCATGGTGACCCAAAGCTTGGTCTGGCAATCCGTGATACTACGCCGCAGATACAGGGATTGTTTGTTGCTGTTGAGCCGTATCATGCGAAGATCATCCAGGCACTTACAACACTACTCGAAAAAAGTACGGGGCCAACTATTGATCAGGGCATGTTGCAACGTACGATTGATGTCATGTTTGCTAATGAGCCTTCTTTTCTGTCGATCATGGAGAAAATAACGCTTCACTTTGATGAAGGTGCGAAAAAACGGATCAAGCTGCTTGCGCATTTGCAAAACAGTATCCTCGTCGCCGACCTGCTGGTGCTTTACCTTGTTTTTTTATTCGTTTTTCGGCCGACTTTAAAAAATCTGGAAACGTCTGTGGGACTCCTCAAGGACAGTGAAGAACGTTTACGCGCAATCACTGATACGGCAGGAGATGCCATCATTATAATGGACCCCCAGGGGGCTATTTCCTACTGGAACCCAGCCGCTGAACAGATGCTGGGCTATCGTTCTGAAGAGGTTATAGGAAGAAACCTCCATGAGCTGCTGGCACCCCAACGTTACCATGCAGAGTACCAAGCAGCGCTGCCCAATTTTTCCCATACGGGAAGTGGTAATGCGGTTGGAAATATTCGCAGTTTTTTTGCCCTCCGGAAGGATGGTCAAGAGATTGCTGTATCACACTCTCTTTCGGCATTCCTGCTTAATGGTGAGTGGCATTCCGTTGGGATACTCCGTGATATTACAGAAAGTTTAAAACAACAGGAGGCGTTAAAGCATAGCGAAGAAAATGTGCGTCTTCTGCTCAACTCGGCTGCTGAAGCTATTTGCGGCATTGACTTGAATGGCAACTGCACTTTTGCCAATCCATCCTTTCTCAAAATGTTTGGTTACACTGATCTGGTGCAAGTCATTGGAAAAAATGTATATCAGCTCACGCATCACACCTCTCCTGACGAGGTTCCATTTCCGGTTGAAAAGAGTTGCTTTCACCGCGCAATTCATGACGGTCTTCAGATCCATCTGGACAGTGAAACCTTGTGGCGCTCTGACGGTTCCAGCTTCCCGGTAGAGATATGGACACACCCTCAGGTAACAAATGACAGGCTTGTAGGGGCGGTCATTACGTTTGTCGACATCACCGAACGCAGGAAAGCGGAAGAAGTATTGCAGCAAATGGCACATTATGATGTTTTGACGGGTCTACCCAACCGCGCCTTGTTCAGCGACCGTGTTCAACAGGCGCTTGCCGAGTCAAAACGTGATCGAAAATGCTTAGCCATTATGTTTATCGACCTGGATAAATTCAAGCCGGTGAACGATAATTATGGCCATGCCGTTGGCGATCTGTTGCTGAAGGAAGTAGCAAATCGAATTAAACTGTCTCTTCGAGAGTCTGATACTGTGGCACGCATTGGTGGTGATGAGTTTGTGGTGCTCTTAAAGAATATTAAAGACGCGCAAGATGCCTTGGCGGTTGGTGAAAAAATACGTACTTCACTGAACATGCCGTTTATGCTTACTACTCTTTCCCTAGAGATCTCTTCAAGTATCGGTATTTCCGTCTTTCCTGAGCATGGCTCTGACGAGGTTGCATTGTGTAAAAATGCCGATACGGCCATGTACCAGGTAAAAGAAAGCGGGCGGGATGCCGTGCGGTTATTTATGTAA
- a CDS encoding two-component system sensor histidine kinase NtrB — protein MHTDLSGYALTVLDSVGDGVIVINAEGLVTLMNPAAEEMTGRSRRQVVGSRFLDSFKTEPVLVEMVERTSASGISLSDQDNVVLNPSGRVIPANATTFPLMRSDGETIGVVLTLRDLTSIRELEAAVRQADRLATLGTLAAGLAHEVKNPLGGIKGAAQLLERELDDDSDLLEYPRVMIKEAERIDKIIRQLLELASPRGPRYTPVNLHMVLGDIILLQREAAGSRDVSISTGFDPSIPPIMADEAQLTQVFLNLIRNAIEAMSEGGRLSVTSRVLAEYHLARNENRSRMVAVEVADTGPGISEENLAKVGTPFFTTKDNGTGLGLAICQKIVGEHRGMLKIDSKPGQGTKISVLLPLIQSPVKG, from the coding sequence GTGCATACAGACCTGAGTGGATACGCCCTCACCGTACTTGACAGTGTCGGTGACGGGGTAATCGTCATCAACGCTGAAGGGTTGGTTACGCTGATGAATCCGGCCGCCGAGGAGATGACGGGCCGTTCCCGCCGTCAGGTGGTGGGCTCACGCTTTCTCGATTCCTTCAAGACAGAGCCTGTGCTGGTTGAGATGGTGGAGCGCACCTCTGCAAGCGGTATTTCACTCTCTGATCAGGATAATGTGGTGCTGAACCCCTCCGGGCGGGTCATTCCGGCTAATGCCACAACATTTCCCCTGATGAGATCAGACGGAGAAACCATCGGGGTCGTCCTGACCCTGCGTGATCTCACCTCAATCCGTGAACTGGAGGCAGCGGTCAGGCAGGCTGACCGGCTTGCCACCCTGGGTACCCTGGCTGCCGGTCTGGCTCACGAGGTCAAGAATCCGCTGGGAGGGATCAAGGGGGCGGCCCAGCTGCTGGAGCGTGAGCTGGATGATGACAGCGATCTGCTGGAGTATCCGCGGGTGATGATCAAAGAGGCGGAGCGGATCGACAAGATCATCAGGCAGCTGCTTGAGCTGGCATCCCCGCGGGGGCCGCGCTATACGCCGGTCAATCTGCATATGGTGCTGGGGGATATCATCCTGCTGCAACGGGAGGCGGCCGGTAGCCGGGATGTCTCCATCTCCACCGGGTTCGACCCCAGTATCCCTCCGATCATGGCAGATGAGGCCCAGTTGACCCAGGTCTTTCTTAACCTGATCCGCAATGCCATTGAGGCGATGTCCGAGGGCGGGCGTCTGTCTGTCACCAGTCGTGTGCTGGCCGAGTATCACCTAGCCCGCAACGAGAACCGTTCACGTATGGTGGCGGTGGAGGTGGCTGACACCGGTCCGGGCATATCCGAAGAAAATCTTGCCAAGGTCGGTACACCGTTCTTCACGACCAAGGACAACGGTACCGGGCTGGGGCTGGCCATCTGTCAGAAGATTGTCGGGGAGCACCGCGGTATGCTGAAGATAGACTCAAAACCGGGACAGGGGACCAAGATCAGTGTGCTGTTGCCGTTGATCCAGTCACCCGTGAAAGGATAG
- a CDS encoding sigma-54-dependent transcriptional regulator — MGLHRILVADDEESMRWVLSKALRKKGYSVDLAADGNQALRQVREQSYDLVIVDIKMPGMSGLEFLDKARELRPDLLVVVMTAEASMKNAVEAMKRGAYDYITKPFDLEVIDAIIEKVSRARDVSNQVSLLKQELKDHYQVEKNIIGNSAAMREVYKTIGKVAGSDITVLIQGESGTGKELIARAIHFNSTRLGKPFVAINCAAIPKDLLESELFGSERGAFTGATERKTGKFEQANHGTIFLDEIGDMPLDLQAKILRVLQEQEITRIGGSQNLSVDVRVVAATNQELQERVRNREFREDLYYRLNVVPINLAPLRERSEDIPALVEYFLERACAELEIPTKQCAPEAMELLSNYSWPGNVRELENTIKRGVILSSDPYLTTADFASLTNRQETIHAIPQEQSLESLVEMKLRNSMNGIEKLDKGDIYDRVLEQVERPLIRYVLEKTRGNQVRAADILGINRNTLRKKISELGVSIKKD; from the coding sequence ATGGGACTGCATCGGATACTGGTGGCTGATGACGAAGAGAGCATGCGTTGGGTGCTTTCCAAGGCGTTGCGCAAAAAAGGATATTCAGTTGATCTGGCTGCTGACGGCAACCAGGCCCTGCGTCAGGTGCGGGAACAGTCCTATGATCTGGTAATCGTCGATATCAAGATGCCCGGCATGTCCGGTCTTGAATTCCTGGACAAGGCCCGGGAGCTGCGCCCTGACCTGCTGGTGGTGGTGATGACCGCCGAGGCCAGTATGAAGAACGCGGTTGAGGCGATGAAGCGCGGTGCCTACGATTACATCACCAAGCCGTTTGACCTTGAGGTGATTGATGCCATCATTGAAAAGGTCAGCCGGGCACGGGATGTCAGCAATCAGGTCTCGCTGCTGAAGCAGGAACTGAAGGATCACTATCAGGTCGAAAAGAATATCATCGGCAACTCGGCAGCCATGCGGGAGGTCTACAAGACCATCGGCAAGGTGGCCGGCAGTGATATCACCGTGTTGATCCAGGGAGAATCCGGTACCGGCAAGGAACTGATCGCCCGGGCGATCCACTTTAACTCAACCCGGCTGGGAAAGCCGTTTGTGGCGATCAACTGTGCCGCCATCCCCAAGGATCTGCTGGAGAGCGAGCTGTTCGGCAGCGAGCGGGGAGCCTTTACCGGGGCCACCGAGCGCAAGACCGGCAAGTTTGAGCAGGCCAACCACGGCACCATCTTCCTGGATGAGATCGGCGACATGCCGCTGGACCTGCAGGCCAAGATCCTGCGGGTGCTGCAGGAACAGGAGATCACCCGGATCGGCGGTTCCCAGAACCTGAGCGTTGATGTGCGGGTGGTGGCAGCCACCAATCAGGAGCTGCAGGAACGGGTGCGCAACCGCGAATTCCGCGAAGACCTTTACTACCGCCTGAATGTGGTGCCGATCAATCTTGCCCCGCTGCGTGAGCGCAGTGAGGACATTCCCGCCCTGGTGGAGTACTTCCTGGAGCGGGCCTGCGCCGAGCTTGAGATCCCAACCAAGCAGTGCGCCCCTGAGGCGATGGAGCTGCTGAGCAATTACTCCTGGCCCGGTAACGTGCGGGAGCTGGAAAACACCATCAAACGCGGCGTTATTCTCTCCAGTGACCCCTATCTGACCACAGCCGATTTTGCCAGTCTGACCAACCGCCAGGAAACCATCCATGCCATTCCGCAGGAACAGTCACTGGAATCGCTGGTGGAGATGAAGCTGCGCAACTCCATGAACGGGATTGAAAAGCTGGATAAAGGTGATATCTACGACCGGGTGCTGGAACAAGTGGAACGTCCCCTGATCCGTTACGTGCTTGAAAAGACACGGGGTAACCAGGTGCGCGCTGCTGATATTCTGGGGATTAACCGTAATACCCTGCGCAAGAAGATCAGTGAGCTGGGGGTCAGTATCAAAAAGGATTAA
- a CDS encoding endonuclease MutS2: protein MISHTTLCRLEFNKVLQSIASHARSDITAHSIMAMQPSRQPQEIRTGWQRIEEIRGLLRQRICLRISRFSDIRPLLDAVRPSGAILSPFELLEFIPVLGSLAELARQLAPREDIPALKLLSPFPVAFNDILEPLAATLDDEGNILDSASQELSQIRKAKRTLAARVRKKLEEFVRRHETAIFLQDDFITIRSGRWVIPVRMDSKGMVPGVVHDVSSSGETAFMEPLEIIPFVNELENLSAEEKAEEIRILRRLSAWIREDAEQIGACFKSLVELDRLDSVAAFAEKFNMSVPELNQNGSLRLLSARHPLLLVMREQQQDTTPIVPLDLELNSARVLVISGPNAGGKTIALKTVGLITAMALSGMPVPASPSSSIPLLDALLVDIGDDQSIEQSLSTFSAHVAAIAGILGQTGSRSLVLLDELGTGTEPLQGAAIGCAVLHELQSRGALVLATTHLTEIVGFVQRSQGMQNAGMEFDSATWTPLYRLVMGEPGQSHALETARRYGLPESVLQFARNLLGDAGTAFAGIIDELRQKRNALADELDSQQQERQRLDGLAMALKQQEADLVSLRQETIEKARQDARDTITAARREMNQLLEQFKQDRRKETADKFRQKSEELEANFAPAGQQAPSADALQPGSIVQVRSLGREATVISIDQARHKVRVRAGSIEMEVPLHGLIAGTNATHSKTRKNRPEINMKLQPEEAAHELNLIGKRVEEALIELEGFIDQAVLAGQKEIRIIHGIGTGTLQRAVREFLGRHPQISSFRSGEPHEGRDGATVAGLG from the coding sequence ATGATCTCACACACGACCCTTTGCCGTCTTGAATTCAACAAAGTCCTGCAGTCCATTGCGAGCCATGCACGCAGTGACATCACTGCACACAGCATCATGGCCATGCAGCCCTCCAGGCAGCCGCAGGAGATCCGCACCGGCTGGCAGCGCATCGAGGAGATCAGGGGGCTGTTGCGCCAACGGATCTGTCTGCGAATCAGCCGCTTCAGCGACATCCGCCCGCTGCTTGACGCGGTCCGTCCCAGCGGCGCCATCCTCTCCCCCTTTGAACTGCTGGAATTCATCCCGGTACTCGGTTCACTGGCCGAGCTGGCCCGACAACTGGCCCCGCGCGAGGATATCCCGGCCCTGAAGCTGCTGTCCCCCTTCCCGGTGGCTTTCAACGACATCCTTGAGCCGCTTGCCGCCACCCTGGATGACGAAGGCAACATCCTGGACAGCGCCTCGCAGGAACTGTCCCAGATCCGCAAGGCCAAACGCACACTGGCGGCACGGGTCCGCAAAAAACTGGAGGAATTTGTCCGCAGGCATGAGACCGCCATTTTTTTGCAGGATGATTTCATCACCATCCGCTCCGGCCGCTGGGTCATTCCGGTCAGGATGGATTCAAAGGGGATGGTACCGGGGGTGGTGCATGACGTCTCCTCCTCCGGTGAGACCGCCTTCATGGAACCGCTGGAGATCATCCCCTTTGTCAACGAGCTTGAAAACCTCTCTGCCGAAGAAAAAGCCGAAGAGATCCGCATCCTGCGGCGCCTCTCAGCCTGGATTCGTGAAGATGCCGAGCAGATCGGCGCCTGTTTCAAGAGCCTGGTTGAGCTGGACCGCCTGGACAGCGTGGCGGCGTTTGCCGAAAAATTCAACATGTCGGTTCCGGAGTTGAACCAAAACGGCTCACTGCGCCTGCTATCAGCCCGTCATCCGCTGCTGCTGGTGATGCGGGAACAACAGCAGGATACCACGCCGATTGTGCCGCTGGACCTGGAGCTAAACAGTGCACGGGTTCTGGTTATCAGCGGCCCCAACGCCGGGGGTAAAACAATCGCGCTGAAGACCGTCGGTTTAATCACTGCCATGGCCCTGTCCGGGATGCCGGTACCTGCCTCACCCTCCTCATCTATCCCGTTGCTGGATGCCCTGCTGGTGGATATTGGTGATGATCAATCGATTGAACAGAGCCTTTCGACCTTTTCAGCCCATGTTGCGGCCATAGCCGGCATTTTGGGTCAGACCGGCAGCCGCAGCCTGGTACTGCTGGATGAGCTGGGAACCGGTACCGAGCCGCTGCAAGGGGCTGCCATCGGCTGCGCAGTACTGCATGAGCTGCAAAGCCGCGGCGCGCTGGTGCTTGCCACAACCCACCTGACCGAGATTGTCGGTTTTGTGCAGCGCAGCCAAGGGATGCAGAACGCCGGAATGGAGTTTGACAGTGCCACCTGGACCCCGCTCTACCGCCTGGTGATGGGTGAACCGGGGCAGTCCCATGCCCTGGAAACCGCCCGGCGCTACGGGCTGCCTGAATCTGTGCTGCAGTTTGCCCGTAACCTGCTGGGGGATGCCGGCACCGCCTTTGCCGGTATCATTGACGAACTGCGTCAGAAACGGAACGCCCTGGCAGATGAACTGGACAGCCAGCAGCAGGAACGCCAGCGGCTTGATGGTCTGGCTATGGCATTGAAGCAGCAGGAGGCTGACCTTGTCAGTCTCAGGCAGGAAACCATTGAAAAGGCCCGTCAGGATGCACGGGACACCATCACCGCTGCCCGGCGTGAAATGAATCAGTTGCTGGAGCAGTTCAAGCAGGATCGACGGAAGGAGACTGCTGATAAGTTCAGACAAAAATCTGAAGAGCTGGAGGCCAACTTTGCTCCGGCAGGACAGCAGGCTCCATCCGCTGATGCCCTACAGCCCGGCAGCATCGTGCAGGTACGTTCTCTGGGGCGCGAAGCCACCGTCATCAGCATTGACCAGGCCCGTCACAAGGTACGGGTCAGGGCAGGCAGCATTGAGATGGAGGTGCCGCTGCACGGCCTGATTGCGGGTACGAACGCAACGCACAGCAAGACACGCAAAAACCGGCCGGAGATCAACATGAAGCTGCAGCCTGAAGAGGCAGCACATGAATTGAACCTGATCGGCAAACGGGTGGAAGAGGCCTTGATTGAGCTGGAAGGATTCATTGATCAGGCAGTTCTGGCCGGACAGAAAGAGATCAGGATCATCCACGGCATCGGCACCGGTACCCTGCAGCGGGCAGTGCGTGAGTTTTTGGGGCGGCACCCGCAGATCAGTTCCTTCCGTAGCGGAGAACCTCACGAAGGACGGGACGGCGCGACTGTTGCCGGACTGGGGTAA
- a CDS encoding HNH endonuclease, giving the protein MSEFIIEVSEEEIRRERDKSRELRRSRWWKNRLALGICHWCGNRFAPDELSMDHIVPVTRGGKASRNNVVPACKECNSRKKYLLPMEWDEFLAKAQQREEEDR; this is encoded by the coding sequence ATGAGCGAATTTATTATTGAGGTATCAGAGGAAGAGATCAGGCGAGAACGGGACAAATCCCGGGAACTGCGCCGCAGCCGTTGGTGGAAAAACCGACTGGCCCTGGGGATCTGTCACTGGTGTGGCAACCGTTTTGCACCGGATGAACTGTCCATGGACCATATCGTACCGGTGACCAGGGGCGGCAAGGCCAGCCGCAACAACGTGGTGCCGGCCTGCAAGGAATGCAACAGCCGCAAAAAATATCTGCTGCCCATGGAATGGGATGAATTTCTGGCAAAGGCCCAGCAACGGGAAGAGGAAGATAGATGA
- a CDS encoding TatA/E family twin arginine-targeting protein translocase, protein MFGIGMPELIVIMVIALIVIGPNKLPELAKSLGKGLAEFKKASEDFQRNIQEEARKVEAQEPEKKAEVAPEAQQQQAAATSDESKKPA, encoded by the coding sequence ATGTTTGGAATCGGCATGCCGGAACTGATTGTCATAATGGTCATCGCCCTGATCGTAATCGGCCCGAATAAACTGCCTGAGCTTGCCAAATCCCTGGGTAAAGGGCTGGCCGAGTTCAAAAAGGCCTCAGAAGACTTCCAGCGTAACATACAGGAAGAGGCCCGCAAGGTAGAGGCACAGGAACCAGAAAAAAAGGCGGAGGTTGCACCTGAAGCCCAGCAGCAGCAGGCAGCTGCCACCTCTGATGAAAGCAAAAAGCCTGCCTGA
- the dusB gene encoding tRNA dihydrouridine synthase DusB yields MLRPLKIGSLTLPHNLLLAPLAGITNHVFRLICRQAGASLAFTEMVSVNGMVREGEKTLALLASSPDDRPLGVQLFGNSPELLAQAASMVKDNADLIDINMGCPVRKVVGTGAGSALLQDTARIAEIIRSVRRATELPLTIKIRSGWQCGDVTWQEVGRIAEAEGCDAITLHPRSRAQMFNGQADWRQLGQLKQLVKIPVIGSGDLFTPQDCQRMLKETGCDAVMVARGALGNPWIFSQTCELLEGRPLTPVSCADRMAMAEQHLALYSDYAGASIAVREMKKHLGWYIHGVPGAAALRRAVNTARTQDELLDVIEQIRKTGV; encoded by the coding sequence TTGCTTCGTCCCCTCAAAATTGGCAGTCTGACACTGCCGCATAATTTATTGCTTGCGCCGCTTGCAGGCATTACCAACCATGTTTTCAGGCTTATCTGCAGACAGGCGGGAGCCAGTCTGGCCTTTACTGAAATGGTCAGTGTCAACGGCATGGTTCGTGAAGGTGAAAAGACACTGGCCTTGCTTGCAAGCTCTCCAGATGATCGTCCACTGGGGGTGCAACTGTTTGGAAACTCCCCCGAACTGCTGGCTCAAGCCGCCAGTATGGTTAAGGATAACGCAGATCTTATTGATATCAATATGGGCTGTCCCGTACGCAAGGTGGTTGGTACCGGCGCCGGGTCCGCCTTGTTGCAGGATACGGCGCGGATAGCAGAAATCATCAGATCGGTCCGCAGGGCAACGGAACTGCCTCTGACGATCAAGATCCGCAGTGGCTGGCAGTGCGGTGATGTTACCTGGCAGGAGGTGGGGCGGATTGCCGAGGCGGAAGGGTGTGACGCCATTACCCTGCATCCCCGCAGCCGGGCCCAGATGTTTAACGGACAGGCCGACTGGCGGCAGCTTGGGCAGTTAAAACAGCTGGTGAAGATACCGGTGATCGGCAGCGGAGATCTGTTCACCCCGCAGGATTGCCAGCGGATGCTGAAAGAGACCGGGTGTGACGCCGTGATGGTGGCCCGGGGGGCGTTGGGTAACCCTTGGATCTTCAGCCAGACCTGTGAGCTGCTGGAGGGAAGGCCGCTAACCCCGGTAAGCTGTGCCGATCGGATGGCAATGGCCGAACAGCACCTTGCCCTGTATAGCGATTATGCCGGTGCATCGATTGCGGTGCGGGAGATGAAGAAACACCTGGGATGGTATATTCATGGTGTGCCGGGAGCAGCGGCCTTGCGCAGGGCCGTCAATACAGCCCGCACTCAAGATGAATTGCTGGACGTGATCGAACAGATCAGGAAAACAGGAGTCTGA
- a CDS encoding HAD family hydrolase: MTARYKAVIYDCDGVILDSIESNYIFYNRIMAGLGRPEIDRLCTESERVLHTFSYLDVIEHFFGRDPQKEEAIAIGKTIRYKELMPYMRREEGLVETLSALKGKVELAICTNRAASMEMIIEDFGLEGFFGCIMTAAKVQNPKPHPEPLLKVLEHYGITPQEALFVGDSAVDMHAAAAAGVPFIAYKSDLPALAVIERHEQLLEHVFG; encoded by the coding sequence ATGACAGCACGTTACAAGGCGGTAATCTACGACTGCGATGGTGTGATCCTGGATTCCATTGAGTCAAACTACATCTTCTACAACCGGATCATGGCCGGCCTGGGCAGACCGGAGATCGACCGGCTCTGCACCGAATCAGAACGGGTGCTGCACACCTTTTCCTATCTGGATGTGATTGAACATTTTTTCGGCCGTGATCCCCAGAAGGAAGAGGCGATCGCCATCGGCAAGACCATCCGCTACAAGGAACTGATGCCGTACATGCGCAGGGAAGAAGGGCTGGTGGAGACACTGAGCGCGCTGAAAGGAAAGGTTGAACTGGCCATCTGCACCAACCGAGCCGCCTCCATGGAGATGATCATTGAAGACTTCGGGCTGGAAGGGTTCTTTGGCTGTATCATGACCGCCGCCAAGGTCCAGAACCCCAAGCCACACCCTGAACCACTCTTGAAGGTGCTGGAACATTACGGCATTACCCCGCAGGAAGCCCTGTTTGTGGGGGATAGCGCGGTGGATATGCACGCTGCCGCAGCTGCAGGAGTACCGTTTATCGCCTACAAATCAGATCTGCCTGCACTGGCGGTGATTGAACGACACGAGCAACTGCTGGAGCATGTCTTCGGCTAA